Proteins from a genomic interval of Pseudodesulfovibrio nedwellii:
- a CDS encoding amino acid ABC transporter permease, which yields MPDTQRPSTVRLPISAIVDTGKYLAVMGCIIWLLTLGTDRLGYNWQWYRIPKYLWQFNEHGFSWGPLIEGLGITFQITGISMILMLGIGITTALLRMTDSWAAKGTARVYMEIIRNTPLLIQIFFIYFVLAPILDMSAFWAAVIALSLFEGAYASEIFRAGIISIDKGQWEAAQSLGMAPFPMYRHIILPQAIRRVLPPMTSQAVSLVKDSALVSTIAILDLTQQGRMIDAETFLTFEIWFTIAAIYLAVTLALSGVVKILEQRSNSVKP from the coding sequence ATGCCAGATACACAACGCCCTTCAACCGTCCGACTTCCGATTTCGGCCATCGTCGATACCGGAAAATATCTTGCTGTTATGGGATGTATCATCTGGTTGCTCACTTTGGGCACAGACCGCCTTGGCTACAACTGGCAATGGTACAGAATTCCCAAATATCTCTGGCAATTCAATGAACACGGATTCTCATGGGGACCGCTCATAGAAGGATTGGGAATCACCTTCCAAATAACCGGCATCAGCATGATACTGATGCTTGGCATCGGTATTACCACAGCCCTGCTAAGAATGACGGACTCATGGGCTGCCAAAGGTACAGCTCGGGTTTATATGGAGATTATCCGTAACACCCCACTTCTCATCCAGATTTTTTTCATCTACTTCGTGCTCGCACCAATTCTGGACATGTCCGCATTCTGGGCTGCCGTCATTGCTCTCAGCCTCTTTGAAGGCGCTTATGCCTCTGAGATATTCAGAGCAGGAATTATTTCTATAGATAAAGGACAATGGGAAGCAGCCCAAAGCCTCGGCATGGCACCATTTCCCATGTATCGTCACATCATTTTACCACAGGCTATTCGTCGTGTTCTCCCACCCATGACAAGCCAAGCGGTCTCGCTGGTCAAAGACTCCGCCCTTGTCAGCACCATCGCCATTCTCGATCTGACACAACAGGGACGCATGATTGATGCCGAGACGTTTCTTACTTTTGAAATCTGGTTTACCATTGCCGCCATATATCTTGCCGTCACCCTAGCTCTGTCCGGCGTGGTAAAAATATTGGAACAACGGTCCAACAGCGTTAAGCCATAA
- the trmFO gene encoding methylenetetrahydrofolate--tRNA-(uracil(54)-C(5))-methyltransferase (FADH(2)-oxidizing) TrmFO translates to MAHVALVGGGLAGTECAWQLAKSGIEVTLYEMKPGKRSEAHSEDGLAELICSNSFRATGPAAAIGLLKEEMSSLGSLIMEAAFATQVPAGGALAVDRTLFSEYITDKIENHEKITVVHQEILTLDAEELQGHDAVIIAAGPLASAELAESLMAAVGDERLYFYDAIAPIISRDSVDFDKAFWGSRWKPEDDDYLNCPMSEDEYKAFVAALIAGEKVQPRDFEKEIHFEGCLPVEAMAERGEMTLAFGPLKPVGFVDPKTGERPFAIVQLRTENKDKTAFNLVGFQTKLKYPEQKRVFRMIPGLEQAEFLRLGSIHRNTYVNAPQALDETLQLKNRPGFYLAGQITGVEGYLESAACGLWLGLSLGYRVNGIVIAEPPVETALGALLGHLRTVPDKRFQPSNVNFGLMPGLKKKMKKKLRKEAYGVRAQEAFGTWIEAVGLKK, encoded by the coding sequence ATGGCACATGTGGCATTAGTTGGTGGTGGACTGGCCGGAACCGAGTGCGCCTGGCAATTGGCCAAGTCCGGAATTGAAGTCACGCTGTATGAAATGAAGCCTGGCAAACGGTCCGAGGCTCACAGCGAAGATGGTCTGGCTGAATTGATTTGTTCCAATTCCTTTCGTGCAACCGGTCCTGCTGCGGCAATCGGTTTGCTCAAGGAGGAAATGTCCAGTCTTGGCAGTCTGATTATGGAAGCCGCATTTGCCACGCAGGTTCCTGCTGGTGGCGCTTTGGCCGTGGATCGGACGCTCTTTTCCGAATACATTACGGACAAGATTGAAAATCATGAAAAGATCACGGTTGTTCACCAGGAAATACTGACACTTGATGCCGAAGAGTTGCAAGGTCATGACGCGGTGATCATTGCCGCCGGTCCTTTGGCGAGTGCGGAGTTGGCTGAAAGTTTGATGGCCGCGGTGGGCGATGAACGATTGTATTTCTATGACGCTATCGCACCGATTATTTCCCGTGACTCCGTTGATTTTGATAAAGCTTTCTGGGGTTCCCGTTGGAAGCCGGAAGATGATGACTATCTGAATTGCCCCATGAGTGAGGATGAATATAAGGCTTTTGTCGCGGCCTTGATAGCCGGAGAAAAAGTTCAGCCAAGGGATTTCGAGAAGGAAATTCATTTCGAAGGATGTCTGCCGGTGGAGGCCATGGCCGAGCGAGGTGAGATGACCTTGGCCTTTGGGCCACTCAAGCCTGTAGGGTTCGTGGACCCCAAGACTGGGGAACGTCCTTTTGCTATTGTCCAGTTACGTACAGAAAACAAAGACAAGACGGCTTTTAATCTCGTGGGATTTCAAACCAAGCTCAAATACCCGGAACAAAAACGTGTTTTTAGAATGATTCCCGGTTTGGAACAGGCTGAGTTTTTGCGTCTTGGTTCCATTCATCGCAATACATATGTCAATGCTCCTCAGGCATTGGACGAGACATTACAGCTTAAGAATAGGCCTGGCTTTTATCTCGCAGGACAGATTACCGGAGTGGAAGGGTATCTGGAATCAGCCGCGTGTGGACTTTGGCTTGGTTTGTCGCTTGGGTATCGTGTGAATGGAATCGTCATTGCTGAACCGCCAGTGGAAACTGCCTTGGGGGCGTTGCTTGGGCATCTCAGGACCGTTCCAGATAAACGTTTTCAGCCGTCCAATGTGAATTTTGGTCTTATGCCGGGATTGAAAAAGAAAATGAAGAAGAAGTTGCGTAAGGAAGCCTATGGAGTTCGTGCGCAGGAAGCTTTTGGGACATGGATCGAAGCCGTTGGCTTGAAAAAATGA
- a CDS encoding glutaredoxin family protein gives MFRFIKDFFKGMFDVEPKETPTPKINETENTFDTEAFHMNDIKIYALSTCIHCRNAKKYLDECGVKYECVHVDELSGDDRKQIVQEIKSHNPAVSFPTIVIKDTVVVGYHKDKIDAALKGK, from the coding sequence ATGTTCAGATTCATCAAGGATTTTTTCAAAGGAATGTTCGACGTAGAACCCAAAGAAACTCCTACTCCAAAAATTAATGAAACAGAAAACACGTTCGACACGGAGGCGTTTCATATGAACGACATCAAAATCTATGCCCTTTCAACTTGTATTCATTGCAGAAATGCGAAAAAATACCTCGATGAATGTGGTGTAAAATATGAATGTGTCCACGTCGATGAGTTGAGTGGAGATGATCGCAAACAAATTGTTCAGGAAATCAAAAGCCACAATCCAGCTGTCTCCTTCCCCACTATTGTTATCAAGGATACGGTTGTCGTGGGGTATCACAAAGACAAAATCGACGCAGCACTCAAGGGGAAATAG
- the tmk gene encoding dTMP kinase: MFITFEGIEGTGKSTQITKIKEYYESQGKEVFLTMEPGGSRVGTELRKMLLHVDNKDITPITELFLYLADRAQHIAQVIRPALEEGKVVLCDRFADSTIVYQGYGRGLDTQVLKQLNEVAVDGLWPDLTIILDIDPEIGLKRAMLRNIEDGKAKEEGRFEAEHISFHNRIREGYLTWAALNRDRIKIVNAAATPEDVFDRIKNVLEAYQPKSS, encoded by the coding sequence ATGTTTATTACCTTTGAAGGCATAGAAGGCACCGGTAAATCAACACAAATTACCAAAATCAAGGAATATTACGAATCCCAAGGGAAGGAAGTATTTCTGACGATGGAACCGGGCGGTAGTCGAGTGGGCACGGAGTTGCGCAAAATGCTCCTGCATGTCGACAACAAGGATATCACGCCCATCACCGAATTATTCCTCTATCTGGCAGACCGTGCCCAGCATATCGCCCAAGTAATTCGACCGGCTTTGGAAGAAGGAAAAGTAGTGCTCTGCGACCGCTTTGCCGACTCCACCATCGTCTATCAAGGATATGGTCGAGGTCTAGACACACAAGTCCTCAAACAGCTCAACGAAGTGGCTGTCGATGGTCTGTGGCCTGATCTGACCATAATTCTCGATATTGATCCAGAAATTGGCCTGAAACGCGCCATGCTGCGCAATATAGAAGATGGCAAGGCTAAAGAGGAAGGACGATTCGAAGCGGAACACATCTCATTTCACAACCGCATCCGCGAAGGATATTTGACATGGGCCGCACTCAATCGAGACCGAATCAAAATTGTCAACGCAGCGGCAACACCAGAAGACGTCTTTGACAGAATCAAAAACGTTCTTGAGGCATACCAGCCAAAATCTTCCTAA
- the traT gene encoding complement resistance protein TraT, giving the protein MRKNIKRLSFLVMAAVILVSCVSTQKNKYRLVEDEETGYSYGAIKNGEFVADPAMFRNKKLKFRIRNTTGDPALDIYKFRQQLENSYSNVGYEITHGSDFGILLDINVKYFGQVTEMLPAEYTFLGAAIGGVAGATPGIQGGRSADAITGMAAGAVIGAALTEVIRNYATEETFIIISSVTMATVMPEHREDERSISFVTGKKIKQKKTNFKGFRSRETVELGVYAGGRMAGKSDIISEVRNRHLRILRDII; this is encoded by the coding sequence ATGAGGAAAAATATAAAAAGATTGAGTTTCTTGGTTATGGCGGCGGTTATTTTGGTTTCTTGTGTCTCTACTCAGAAGAACAAATATCGATTAGTTGAGGATGAAGAAACAGGTTATTCTTACGGTGCTATTAAAAATGGTGAATTCGTTGCAGATCCCGCTATGTTTCGTAACAAGAAATTGAAGTTTCGCATCCGTAATACGACCGGTGATCCTGCATTGGATATTTATAAATTTCGTCAACAACTTGAAAATTCCTACAGTAACGTCGGCTATGAAATTACTCATGGAAGTGATTTTGGTATTCTTCTGGATATTAATGTTAAGTACTTTGGTCAGGTCACGGAAATGTTGCCTGCGGAATACACTTTTCTAGGCGCGGCCATTGGTGGAGTCGCTGGTGCTACTCCCGGAATTCAAGGGGGGCGTTCAGCTGATGCCATTACAGGAATGGCTGCGGGGGCAGTGATTGGCGCGGCTTTGACTGAGGTAATAAGAAACTATGCGACCGAAGAGACTTTTATCATTATATCTTCTGTGACTATGGCAACCGTTATGCCTGAACATAGAGAAGATGAACGGTCAATATCATTTGTTACCGGAAAAAAAATAAAGCAAAAGAAAACGAATTTTAAGGGTTTTCGTTCTCGGGAAACAGTTGAGTTGGGCGTTTACGCCGGTGGACGAATGGCGGGTAAATCGGATATTATTTCAGAAGTTCGAAATCGCCATTTGAGAATCCTTAGAGATATTATTTAA
- a CDS encoding 3'-5' exoribonuclease YhaM family protein: MARYVGKKSQYIHSLVPGQPVDDIFILASANQAQSKNGPYWNISFQDATGTIDGKIWSPKSQEYPTLESGQMAHVRGFVESYRDKKQLKVDHMELLEATAPGIDLADFMPTSCIPPEELMEMVEDLIAKHIKYKPWKTFCKKVLNDEEIRTRMLMAPGAKTVHHAYVGGLLEHTLQVARASMALCDVYPNLDRQTLLVGAIFHDLGKAWELSGGLTNDYTDEGRLLGHIQIGQDKLEPFLKRSKTLEDSLKLHLKHLITSHHGEHDFGSPVRPKTPEAFVLHFADNMDAKLNIIDQAYVDMDKTGQEWSPYMRFLERNVYRAPGTPDNSKKNDDKPENQCLLPLKA, from the coding sequence ATGGCAAGATACGTGGGAAAAAAGTCGCAATATATCCATAGCCTGGTCCCCGGCCAACCGGTCGACGACATCTTTATATTGGCATCCGCCAATCAGGCCCAATCCAAAAACGGACCATATTGGAACATCTCGTTCCAGGACGCCACCGGCACCATAGATGGCAAAATATGGAGTCCTAAAAGTCAAGAATACCCAACCCTTGAATCTGGACAAATGGCGCATGTCAGGGGTTTTGTGGAAAGCTATAGAGACAAAAAACAACTCAAGGTCGACCACATGGAACTCCTTGAGGCCACTGCTCCGGGAATCGACCTCGCAGACTTTATGCCGACATCCTGCATACCTCCTGAAGAACTCATGGAGATGGTTGAAGATCTCATAGCCAAACACATCAAGTACAAGCCGTGGAAAACATTCTGCAAAAAAGTACTGAACGACGAGGAAATCCGCACCCGAATGCTTATGGCTCCGGGTGCCAAAACCGTGCACCATGCATATGTAGGCGGTCTTCTCGAACACACTTTACAAGTCGCCCGCGCCAGTATGGCTTTATGTGATGTCTATCCGAATCTGGATCGACAAACTCTTCTGGTCGGGGCAATATTCCATGATCTCGGCAAGGCGTGGGAACTCTCCGGTGGCCTGACCAACGACTATACGGATGAAGGACGACTGCTTGGCCATATCCAAATTGGACAGGACAAGCTGGAGCCATTCCTCAAACGAAGCAAAACGCTGGAAGACAGCCTCAAACTGCACCTCAAACACCTCATCACCAGCCATCACGGAGAACATGACTTCGGTTCGCCGGTCCGCCCCAAGACGCCGGAAGCATTTGTCCTGCATTTCGCTGATAACATGGACGCCAAGCTGAACATTATCGATCAGGCCTATGTCGACATGGATAAAACCGGCCAGGAATGGTCTCCTTACATGCGTTTTTTAGAGCGCAATGTATACCGTGCACCCGGGACCCCTGATAACTCAAAGAAAAATGACGATAAGCCGGAGAACCAATGTTTATTACCTTTGAAGGCATAG
- a CDS encoding amino acid ABC transporter permease, with amino-acid sequence MQKKPLKRRIRITPLDTTIMVVLAGIFGYIIYKAATGLNYHWNWAIIPQFLIRFDPDTQSWVPGLLMHGLFTTIRLSLWSGLFGVILGTFIGLFRVSPSLFRRQIASTYVGLIRNTPPLVLIFVFYFFVGDQIMTLLHVNEAVYALSPEAKEILSWLFGPMNRFSQFLSALVTLALFEAAYIAEIVRAGIESIEPGQWEAASGTGMSRTKAMAYVILPQAIQRMLPALAGQFISIIKDSAIVSVISIEELTFQAQQLMTTTYRSFEIWTLVLVMYFALTFMCSLIVRKLELTLQRD; translated from the coding sequence TTGCAGAAAAAACCTCTTAAACGCCGCATCCGTATAACCCCGCTAGACACCACCATCATGGTGGTTTTGGCGGGGATATTCGGCTATATTATCTACAAAGCAGCCACAGGCCTGAACTACCATTGGAATTGGGCAATCATTCCACAATTTTTAATCCGCTTCGATCCAGACACACAATCATGGGTCCCCGGCTTGCTCATGCATGGCCTCTTCACGACCATCCGGCTCAGCCTTTGGTCGGGGTTGTTTGGTGTCATCCTGGGGACATTCATCGGACTTTTCCGTGTCAGCCCGAGTCTGTTCAGACGACAAATTGCCAGCACCTATGTCGGATTAATCCGAAACACTCCGCCATTGGTACTCATTTTCGTTTTCTATTTCTTTGTCGGAGATCAGATAATGACACTGCTCCATGTAAATGAAGCCGTATACGCCCTGTCCCCGGAAGCCAAAGAAATACTCAGTTGGCTCTTCGGTCCAATGAATAGGTTCTCACAATTTCTCTCTGCACTCGTGACACTTGCACTGTTCGAGGCAGCCTATATTGCCGAAATAGTTCGCGCAGGAATTGAATCCATCGAACCGGGGCAATGGGAAGCCGCATCCGGGACAGGCATGAGCCGGACCAAGGCCATGGCCTATGTAATTCTTCCCCAAGCCATACAACGCATGTTGCCAGCTTTGGCTGGACAGTTTATATCCATCATCAAGGACTCAGCCATCGTGTCTGTCATTTCCATTGAGGAACTGACTTTCCAGGCCCAACAACTCATGACAACCACTTACCGGAGTTTCGAAATCTGGACATTGGTCCTTGTCATGTACTTTGCTCTTACTTTCATGTGTTCGCTGATTGTCAGAAAACTGGAACTTACACTGCAAAGAGATTAA
- a CDS encoding S1C family serine protease, which produces MRRVPRVAPLLLCAVFLLCSCKSVHLGGGKGLSGSPTENVEVLLDQGKIVEASDIVVDNEAYFAGSIGEPETKAILARLSAALDYTYSPQVQTIKERLHSIHWPVPRSDWKGVKDSISHIRLELDELGKLAIFKYPRYRPAIYGQALLALQAKEDEIRADTPKNFVGFSLVDGKNFFAEYPVHIEEGIFLDENKSIWSGALADMKAADKAVFIATYGANLPHSAQKELAQSYFLSLCPKGKDADLKNILAAYEKTRAAGLDLQSIPGIKIAFLQVTSPDLIKDKALDFGVDIKLDMPFDASKASMRKAFSHGAVKNADILILVNMAVSKAKRVVEENETISSTYVASYGQEINPEYEIAKAELEAASVQHHAAQSKTTTSWAVDVFAHWDEESKKTDLIESTGNRYDVAKKKMRTTPKHISIAQYQPYPVTKAHMDIYKFATVNYYVIDKRKKVFFKDTFDVSEKSFFTVCYAMEESDPNKEKFLQTSVLEDDVVRYEMEPIPVNLSDLLEQFATRPSEWKRYASMESIHRTFTKDRSLAQRKHHSEKYEIDKYSDKRFDSVVVVRNTGQGMGTGFYVTGDMIITNYHVVEEANYVQLKRFDQRETMGRVIARDAYLDLALIQADMRGKPVCFYNKRTLPIGKTLEVIGHPNGYEFSISRGVVSTVRKTRPINFPSSNKKILYIQTDAATNGGNSGGPVFFGKYVVGVNDWGQVTTSSGASAQGLNFSIHYAEVFKFLDQNGIRVSKGSK; this is translated from the coding sequence ATGCGTCGTGTTCCTAGAGTGGCACCGTTGCTATTATGTGCGGTTTTTTTGTTGTGTTCCTGTAAGTCTGTGCATCTTGGGGGAGGTAAGGGCTTATCTGGGTCGCCGACAGAGAACGTCGAGGTCCTGCTCGATCAGGGGAAGATTGTTGAGGCATCTGATATAGTTGTCGACAATGAAGCCTATTTTGCGGGTTCTATTGGTGAACCTGAAACGAAAGCAATTCTTGCTCGATTGTCTGCTGCACTTGATTACACGTATTCTCCTCAAGTTCAGACGATTAAAGAACGCCTTCATTCTATACATTGGCCAGTTCCCCGTTCTGATTGGAAAGGTGTAAAGGATTCCATTTCACATATTCGTTTGGAATTGGATGAACTCGGCAAACTCGCCATATTTAAATATCCGAGATACCGTCCGGCGATCTATGGACAGGCTTTGCTGGCCTTGCAAGCCAAGGAAGATGAGATAAGAGCCGATACTCCCAAGAACTTTGTTGGATTTTCTTTGGTTGATGGCAAGAATTTTTTTGCTGAATACCCTGTGCATATTGAAGAGGGAATTTTTCTTGATGAAAATAAATCGATCTGGAGTGGTGCTCTTGCTGACATGAAGGCTGCTGATAAGGCCGTTTTTATAGCTACATATGGGGCAAATCTTCCACACTCTGCCCAAAAGGAATTGGCGCAGAGTTATTTTTTGTCATTGTGCCCCAAGGGGAAAGATGCAGATTTAAAAAATATTTTGGCAGCATACGAAAAGACGAGGGCCGCTGGGCTGGATTTACAGTCAATTCCTGGAATCAAGATTGCTTTTTTGCAAGTTACAAGTCCTGATTTAATTAAGGATAAAGCCCTTGATTTTGGTGTCGATATTAAATTGGATATGCCTTTTGACGCTTCAAAGGCGAGCATGCGCAAGGCTTTTTCTCATGGTGCTGTCAAGAATGCTGATATTTTGATTCTGGTCAATATGGCTGTGTCCAAGGCAAAGCGTGTGGTGGAAGAAAATGAAACCATTTCTTCTACGTACGTTGCTTCGTATGGGCAGGAGATTAATCCGGAATACGAGATTGCCAAGGCTGAGCTTGAGGCTGCTTCCGTGCAGCATCATGCCGCACAGTCCAAGACGACTACGAGTTGGGCGGTTGATGTCTTTGCTCATTGGGATGAGGAAAGCAAAAAGACAGACCTGATTGAGAGTACGGGGAATCGTTATGATGTGGCCAAGAAAAAGATGCGAACCACACCGAAGCATATCTCGATCGCTCAGTATCAACCGTATCCTGTTACGAAAGCACATATGGACATCTACAAGTTTGCAACCGTAAATTATTACGTTATTGATAAGCGTAAGAAAGTGTTTTTCAAAGATACTTTTGATGTTAGTGAAAAGTCTTTTTTTACAGTTTGTTACGCGATGGAAGAAAGTGATCCCAACAAAGAGAAATTCCTTCAGACCTCAGTTCTTGAAGATGATGTTGTCCGCTATGAAATGGAGCCCATTCCAGTCAATTTGTCTGACCTTTTGGAGCAGTTTGCGACCCGTCCTTCGGAGTGGAAGCGATACGCTTCCATGGAGTCAATTCATCGGACATTTACAAAAGATCGGAGTTTGGCTCAGCGCAAACATCACAGTGAAAAATATGAGATCGATAAGTATTCTGACAAACGTTTCGACAGTGTTGTTGTGGTGCGTAATACCGGGCAGGGCATGGGGACTGGGTTCTATGTGACCGGCGATATGATTATCACCAATTATCACGTTGTAGAAGAAGCCAATTATGTTCAGTTGAAGCGGTTTGATCAACGAGAGACCATGGGGCGGGTTATTGCTCGTGATGCTTATCTTGATCTTGCTCTCATACAAGCTGACATGCGGGGTAAGCCTGTGTGTTTTTACAACAAACGAACATTACCAATCGGAAAGACCTTGGAAGTGATCGGACATCCCAATGGATACGAATTTTCCATTTCTCGGGGTGTTGTGAGCACAGTCAGAAAAACACGTCCAATAAACTTTCCTAGTTCTAATAAAAAGATACTGTATATTCAGACCGATGCGGCCACGAATGGCGGAAATTCCGGTGGCCCGGTCTTTTTTGGAAAGTATGTGGTTGGCGTGAATGATTGGGGGCAGGTGACTACGAGTTCTGGCGCCAGTGCGCAAGGGCTGAACTTTTCCATTCATTATGCGGAAGTTTTCAAGTTCTTGGATCAAAATGGTATTAGAGTCTCTAAGGGGAGTAAGTGA
- a CDS encoding transporter substrate-binding domain-containing protein: MKTHRFTTILSIVLLFAFIFGCSQQPSQQKTDTSAQSQVSQLDTILKRGVLKVGFDTFKPWAMKDKSGNYIGFEIEVAKRLAADMGVDVEFVPTKWSGIIPALLTGKFDIIIGGMSITPQRNLKVNFSIPYEYTGMSVIASKKLAAGRTMASEFNNPATTVAVRLGTTAAEITKNFLPQAKILFFDEESQTIQELLNERVHAVVASNPLPLNLAKEYPDKLYLPFKEDFTREPISFAIRKGDFDYLNWLNNWVLVTMSTGWLQNRYEYWFYTNDWENQIQ; encoded by the coding sequence ATGAAAACTCACCGTTTCACGACTATCTTATCTATCGTCCTCCTGTTTGCATTCATATTCGGATGCAGCCAGCAGCCTTCACAACAAAAAACAGACACTTCAGCCCAATCTCAAGTCAGTCAACTCGACACCATCCTCAAGCGCGGTGTCCTCAAAGTCGGCTTCGACACTTTCAAACCCTGGGCCATGAAAGATAAAAGCGGCAACTACATCGGTTTTGAAATCGAAGTTGCCAAACGACTGGCTGCAGATATGGGCGTGGATGTTGAATTCGTCCCCACCAAGTGGTCCGGTATCATTCCAGCCTTGCTGACCGGCAAGTTCGACATCATCATCGGGGGCATGTCCATTACTCCCCAACGCAACCTGAAAGTAAACTTCTCTATTCCTTATGAATATACTGGCATGTCTGTCATCGCGAGCAAAAAACTCGCTGCAGGACGGACCATGGCCTCTGAATTCAACAACCCGGCAACCACTGTGGCTGTCCGCCTCGGTACCACTGCCGCTGAAATCACAAAGAACTTTCTTCCCCAAGCCAAGATTCTCTTCTTTGACGAAGAATCTCAGACCATTCAGGAACTTCTCAATGAGCGAGTCCATGCCGTGGTCGCCTCCAACCCGCTGCCTCTCAATCTGGCCAAAGAATATCCAGATAAACTCTATCTGCCTTTCAAAGAAGACTTCACCAGAGAACCGATCTCCTTTGCCATCAGAAAAGGCGACTTCGATTACCTGAATTGGTTGAACAATTGGGTCCTTGTCACCATGAGTACAGGATGGCTCCAGAATCGCTATGAATACTGGTTTTACACCAACGATTGGGAAAACCAGATTCAATAG
- a CDS encoding ferredoxin-thioredoxin reductase catalytic domain-containing protein, producing MDAKQLYKMLKKAQEPKGYYFNSDMDMTMPLLESLLTNKERFGYMACPCRLANGEFEADKDIVCPCTYREEDVKEYGACFCALYVNKEYNDGTIEKEVVPERRPPEKIIF from the coding sequence ATGGACGCAAAACAACTCTACAAAATGCTCAAAAAGGCTCAGGAACCCAAAGGATATTATTTTAACTCGGACATGGATATGACCATGCCCCTACTCGAAAGCCTGCTGACCAACAAAGAGCGCTTTGGTTACATGGCCTGTCCCTGTCGTTTAGCAAACGGAGAATTCGAAGCCGACAAGGATATCGTCTGCCCGTGTACCTACCGAGAAGAGGACGTCAAAGAATACGGAGCTTGTTTCTGTGCGCTCTATGTCAACAAAGAATACAATGACGGAACCATCGAAAAAGAAGTGGTGCCCGAACGCAGGCCACCTGAGAAAATCATTTTTTAA
- a CDS encoding O-acetylhomoserine aminocarboxypropyltransferase/cysteine synthase family protein — protein MADKHYGPQTMALHSGHTPDKETGSRAVPIYQTTAYMFRDTQHAADLFSLKEAGYIYTRLNNPTTDVLEKRLAELHGGMGAVATASGMAAIFYAVMTICSAGQNLVTGSNLYGGTQTLFEYTLKRFGIEVRFVDSSDPANFETAIDENTRLIYSESIGNPRCNVDDLFGIADVAHRHGLPFVLDSTVAPPPVFNPFDFGCDIVVHSLTKIIGGHGVAMGGAIVEKGCFDWGKGGKYPEIAAPDPTYNNVNLWEALGGAAGEPCPAFTAKVRIGLLRDTGATISPHNSFLILQGMETLPLRAKQHCKNAQKVAEFLNTHYAVEWVNYAGLPNHVDHDRAKNTFPLGPGAVFGFGVKGGLEAGRKFIDSVELCSHLANILDAKTLVIHPASTTHGQSTPEEQLAAGVPPDLIRISVGLEDIEDIIDDLDMALMKSQI, from the coding sequence ATGGCAGACAAACATTATGGACCGCAGACAATGGCTTTGCATTCGGGGCATACCCCGGATAAGGAGACCGGTTCGCGGGCTGTGCCTATTTATCAGACAACGGCGTACATGTTTCGTGATACGCAGCATGCTGCTGATCTTTTTTCCCTCAAGGAAGCTGGGTATATTTATACGCGGTTGAATAATCCGACTACGGATGTTCTGGAAAAGCGACTTGCCGAACTTCATGGTGGCATGGGGGCCGTAGCAACTGCGTCGGGTATGGCGGCTATTTTTTATGCAGTAATGACTATTTGTTCTGCCGGCCAGAATCTTGTCACAGGGTCCAATCTTTATGGTGGAACGCAAACCTTGTTTGAGTATACGCTGAAAAGATTTGGCATTGAGGTCCGTTTTGTCGATTCCAGCGACCCAGCCAATTTTGAAACGGCCATTGATGAGAATACTCGTCTTATCTACAGTGAATCCATTGGTAATCCACGCTGTAACGTTGATGATCTTTTCGGTATTGCCGATGTAGCGCACAGGCACGGCCTGCCGTTTGTTCTTGATTCCACAGTTGCGCCGCCGCCTGTTTTTAATCCATTTGATTTTGGATGCGATATTGTTGTGCATTCCTTGACGAAAATTATTGGCGGTCATGGTGTTGCCATGGGCGGTGCCATCGTTGAAAAGGGGTGTTTTGATTGGGGCAAGGGAGGGAAGTATCCCGAGATAGCCGCGCCTGATCCGACATATAACAATGTGAATTTGTGGGAAGCGCTTGGTGGAGCCGCAGGAGAACCATGTCCGGCATTTACGGCTAAAGTGCGGATCGGATTGCTGCGTGATACCGGTGCGACCATTTCGCCACACAATAGTTTTCTTATTCTTCAAGGAATGGAAACTCTTCCGCTTCGAGCAAAGCAACATTGCAAAAATGCTCAGAAAGTCGCTGAGTTTTTGAATACACATTATGCTGTGGAGTGGGTTAATTATGCAGGGCTTCCGAACCATGTCGATCATGATCGAGCAAAGAACACCTTTCCACTCGGGCCGGGTGCTGTTTTTGGTTTTGGCGTCAAGGGGGGCCTTGAGGCCGGGCGCAAATTTATTGATTCAGTAGAATTGTGCTCACATTTGGCGAATATTCTGGATGCCAAGACACTAGTTATTCATCCCGCTTCGACAACGCATGGTCAATCTACTCCGGAAGAACAATTGGCCGCAGGGGTTCCACCGGATTTGATTCGTATCTCCGTTGGCTTGGAGGACATTGAAGATATTATAGATGATCTGGATATGGCTTTGATGAAGTCTCAGATCTGA